DNA from Pelodiscus sinensis isolate JC-2024 chromosome 1, ASM4963464v1, whole genome shotgun sequence:
AACTTTTCGACGGCCTGCCAGGTGTTAAAGGCATACCTACTCAGCATCGCCTGCTGGTTTGCGATGCGGAGTTGTAATGCTCCCGTGGCGTAAACCTTACGGCCCAACAGGTCCAGCCGCTTAGGCTCCCTAGCCTTTGGAGAAGGACCCGGCTGAGGGAGTCTTTCCTTTTGGGCCGCGGCCTGCACGACCAAGGACCCGGGGTTGGGTTGTGAGTACAGATAATCATGCTCCGAGTTTGGGACGTAATAACGCCTCTCGGccccttttaaggtaggggtcaaggttgctggcgtttgccacagggcattggTAATCTTTGATACCGTTTTGTTAAGCGGTAAGGCCAATCGCGCAGGTGTATCTTccgtgaggatgtccaccattggatccgTGTCCTCGATGACAGGTTCCACCGGAATGGCCAAGTTGGCAGCCATGCGGCGGAGGTCCTGGTGCGTGCAGGCATCCATTGACGGCAGActcagtgcagggtctgctagtgcCTCGTCTGGGGATGACGACGACTCCTGAAGTGGCATAGGAACAGTTGTCGCCAACTGCGGAGCCGTCTGGGTAGCTTGTGCTCCCGATGGGTCCGCCTCCGGTGCCGGCAGTTGCGGTGCTGCTCGATTGGGTTGAGGTGCccggagaggggaaggaggggctcgGGA
Protein-coding regions in this window:
- the LOC142830149 gene encoding uncharacterized protein LOC142830149; amino-acid sequence: MPLQESSSSPDEALADPALSLPSMDACTHQDLRRMAANLAIPVEPVIEDTDPMVDILTEDTPARLALPLNKTVSKITNALWQTPATLTPTLKGAERRYYVPNSEHDYLYSQPNPGSLVVQAAAQKERLPQPGPSPKAREPKRLDLLGRKVYATGALQLRIANQQAMLSRYAFNTWQAVEKFRDRLPVEDCQEFTAVALEGKVISQTALQAALDTVDSAAHTMATGVVMRRGAWLHVSGIPPDVQHTIQDLPFEGKALFSEHTDSRLHTLKDTRSTLKSLGIHTPAPQRRHLPYRQQGRAQPQVPCGDYWRRRSWASGGSSRASAHPQGVRGRHRRPRTDTQHGGPHSPSHQGKPQF